From the Acidilutibacter cellobiosedens genome, one window contains:
- a CDS encoding FtsX-like permease family protein yields the protein MFFNLVRRNSKRNRRENGLFFFSLLAAIVAFYIILSLPNQDIMGFLREMESGAVDRLLSLIPAFYAVTLFILFFLIYFASRYQLERRSHELGMYLMMGMRRTKLFTMLLAEDLWSSLVSIVVGIPVAILLSEVISLVTARAVGMGILGHQSAVSLSAIFWTIAGFVLIKLAAFLLLSGKFASKEIGALLSPTPEGAKRQRPAVLYRIALALGVLLLAAAYLLAISGEAWYSLAVMGITLAFGIAGTLLLFYGLRTVLGMLAQRQSGKSGLGVFTFRQLQENVIGQPLSLAVSSLLILAALCCFGYGASMTLYYGSNDTHTLDYTFQNSENPSELPEKLKSAGLEEYFASVFDMRIGQMRSESNDPAEAIHMDEMLELIEQQADSSARSDLLNAYSNIDNPYVISLSGYNQLLAAAGEPPITLNNNQAALYGYDSFTNREKAELINHVLSQEPEIVANGERLQLTGTIQTRNPVTDRAITLYFALIVPDETFDRLAEERYTHYWDATLSPGFVQENGRMQAIQQINHKLDATDIHYESYLQSMGRQLFYQVASSYLTLYLAVIFLIIANTVIGMQFLTQQRKTGRRYRTLVRLGSHYEAICLSANRQIRWFFALPIVVAAVGSVFGVRALFSGFLPPDLAENIPGLYRIAFVILFLLCVVEYGYMLVVTRASSKYILTRMEAGREE from the coding sequence TATCGTGGCCTTTTACATCATCCTCTCGCTGCCGAATCAGGACATTATGGGTTTTCTCCGGGAGATGGAGAGCGGTGCTGTGGATAGGCTTTTAAGCTTAATTCCCGCCTTTTATGCTGTAACGCTGTTCATTCTTTTCTTCCTCATTTATTTTGCAAGCAGGTACCAGCTGGAACGCCGAAGCCATGAGCTTGGCATGTACCTGATGATGGGGATGCGCCGTACCAAGCTGTTCACGATGCTGCTGGCTGAAGATCTGTGGAGCAGCCTTGTATCCATAGTCGTCGGTATCCCGGTGGCGATACTTCTTTCTGAGGTTATAAGCCTTGTTACTGCGCGGGCGGTGGGCATGGGGATTCTGGGACACCAGTCCGCCGTTTCTCTCTCAGCTATTTTTTGGACGATAGCGGGGTTTGTGCTCATTAAGTTGGCTGCATTTCTTCTGCTCAGCGGCAAATTTGCATCCAAAGAGATTGGCGCTCTGCTTTCTCCCACCCCGGAAGGCGCAAAAAGGCAGCGTCCGGCAGTCCTGTATCGAATTGCGCTGGCTTTGGGTGTGCTGCTTTTGGCGGCGGCCTACCTGCTGGCAATCAGCGGCGAAGCATGGTATTCGTTGGCTGTTATGGGAATAACTTTAGCGTTTGGAATCGCAGGAACGCTGTTGCTTTTCTATGGCCTGCGAACGGTACTGGGCATGTTGGCACAGCGCCAGAGTGGCAAATCCGGGCTGGGAGTGTTCACGTTCCGCCAACTTCAGGAGAATGTAATTGGTCAGCCGCTTTCCCTTGCGGTCAGCTCTCTTTTAATTCTTGCAGCACTTTGCTGCTTCGGGTACGGTGCTTCCATGACCTTGTATTACGGTAGCAACGATACCCATACGCTGGATTACACCTTTCAAAATTCAGAAAATCCATCGGAACTTCCGGAAAAGCTGAAAAGCGCTGGATTGGAGGAGTACTTTGCATCTGTTTTTGATATGAGAATTGGACAAATGCGCAGTGAGAGTAACGATCCGGCAGAAGCAATTCATATGGATGAGATGCTGGAACTGATCGAGCAGCAGGCAGATTCTTCTGCAAGGTCAGATCTTTTAAATGCGTACAGCAATATTGACAATCCGTATGTTATCTCTCTTTCGGGCTATAATCAGCTTTTGGCGGCGGCAGGCGAGCCTCCAATCACACTGAATAACAATCAGGCAGCTCTTTATGGCTACGATTCTTTTACCAACAGAGAAAAAGCGGAACTGATAAACCATGTCCTTTCGCAGGAGCCGGAAATAGTAGCAAATGGAGAGCGCCTCCAATTAACAGGTACCATACAGACCAGAAATCCTGTAACAGACCGCGCGATAACGCTTTACTTTGCCCTCATCGTTCCGGATGAGACCTTTGACCGATTGGCAGAGGAAAGGTACACCCACTACTGGGATGCGACCTTGTCTCCCGGGTTTGTGCAGGAGAACGGGAGGATGCAAGCCATTCAGCAGATTAACCACAAGCTGGATGCAACGGATATTCACTATGAAAGCTACCTGCAAAGCATGGGACGGCAGCTATTTTATCAGGTGGCATCCAGCTATCTTACACTGTACCTTGCGGTCATTTTCCTCATCATCGCGAATACCGTCATTGGCATGCAATTCCTAACGCAGCAGCGCAAGACGGGGCGGCGCTACCGCACGCTGGTACGACTGGGCAGTCATTATGAGGCGATTTGTCTCTCTGCAAATCGTCAAATCCGCTGGTTTTTTGCTTTGCCAATAGTCGTTGCAGCAGTGGGAAGTGTGTTCGGCGTTCGGGCACTATTCTCCGGATTCCTGCCGCCGGATCTGGCCGAAAACATCCCTGGGCTCTATCGCATCGCTTTTGTGATACTTTTCCTGCTTTGTGTGGTAGAATACGGATATATGCTTGTTGTGACACGAGCCAGCTCAAAGTATATCCTGACACGTATGGAAGCAGGTCGAGAAGAATAA
- a CDS encoding response regulator transcription factor, with product MVEDEPFMREELREIFEKEGYPVVCIAEFGHVTDDILQAAPGLVLLDINLPGISGFEICRELKRKAMLPVLVLTSRDQMKDELHALNLGADEYLTKPCRKERLLARAANLLRRYEGRGHLRPGKDFLLDSQTYTLYIHDQSVVLPQNQGKLLAAFLAHPDELVTKETLCMALWGTTEYIDENALQVNLTRLKKTMKELEMVQQIETVRGLGYRLTAEEKIDDE from the coding sequence ATTGTAGAAGATGAGCCTTTTATGCGGGAGGAACTGCGTGAGATTTTTGAGAAAGAGGGATACCCAGTCGTTTGTATTGCAGAATTTGGCCATGTAACGGATGATATTCTGCAGGCGGCTCCCGGCCTTGTATTACTGGATATCAATTTACCCGGAATCAGCGGTTTTGAGATTTGTCGGGAGCTGAAGCGGAAAGCAATGCTGCCGGTGTTGGTGCTAACCTCCCGTGATCAGATGAAGGACGAGCTTCATGCGCTGAATTTGGGTGCGGATGAATACCTGACAAAGCCCTGCCGAAAGGAACGACTGCTTGCCCGTGCTGCCAATCTGCTGCGCCGGTATGAGGGGCGCGGACATCTGCGTCCCGGTAAGGACTTTTTACTGGATAGCCAGACCTATACGCTGTATATCCACGATCAATCTGTGGTGCTTCCACAGAATCAGGGTAAATTGCTGGCGGCTTTTTTAGCGCACCCTGATGAGCTTGTAACGAAAGAAACACTCTGCATGGCGCTATGGGGAACAACCGAATATATTGATGAAAATGCTTTGCAGGTGAATTTGACCCGGCTGAAAAAGACAATGAAAGAACTGGAAATGGTACAGCAGATCGAGACGGTGCGCGGACTTGGCTATCGACTGACAGCGGAGGAGAAAATAGATGATGAATAA
- a CDS encoding sensor histidine kinase: protein MMNNLLHTLKKYAVWFLLPMGLNLLYALALWLSDSDAFHRLWLMLVFGSLLLFSIALLFACRLEKRREKTFLEFLNHPDEITEANLLRLVGRRDGELVHHIGVLLRENEQANRTLMTQVNDYEEYVESWAHEIKTPLSLLTFLLDNRRDELPLAVYQRLDYVRAQMQGFVEQMLYYARLKSRQKDYLFESLSLIECCEEALENYQPLLNERGFRITKELPRLFILSDRRGLLFIINQILSNAVTYTQNTEVPELHLTAEQTERSVILRIRDNGIGVQPWDLPFLFEKGFTGDTGKARKKATGMGLYLANEMAKALKIELEVCSQPQKGFEMIVLFPTIDS from the coding sequence ATGATGAATAATCTCCTGCATACATTAAAAAAATATGCTGTCTGGTTTCTGCTCCCTATGGGGCTTAATCTTCTGTACGCTCTGGCTTTGTGGCTTTCAGACAGCGATGCGTTTCACCGGCTTTGGCTTATGCTTGTATTCGGTTCGCTGCTGCTGTTTTCAATAGCACTTCTTTTTGCCTGCCGTTTGGAAAAACGGCGCGAAAAAACTTTTCTGGAGTTTCTCAATCACCCGGACGAAATTACCGAAGCGAACCTGTTGCGGTTGGTGGGCAGGCGGGACGGTGAGCTTGTCCATCACATCGGGGTTCTGCTGCGGGAAAATGAGCAAGCGAACCGGACTTTGATGACACAGGTGAATGACTATGAGGAATATGTGGAATCTTGGGCACACGAGATCAAAACGCCGCTTTCCCTTCTGACCTTTCTGCTGGACAACCGCAGAGATGAATTGCCGCTCGCTGTCTATCAACGGCTCGATTATGTACGTGCACAGATGCAGGGATTTGTAGAGCAGATGCTCTACTATGCAAGGCTCAAGAGCAGACAAAAGGATTATCTGTTTGAATCGCTATCCCTTATAGAATGCTGCGAGGAAGCATTGGAGAACTACCAACCGCTGCTGAATGAACGAGGCTTTCGAATCACCAAAGAATTGCCCCGGCTCTTTATCCTTTCAGACCGCCGGGGATTGCTGTTCATCATCAATCAGATTCTCAGTAATGCCGTCACGTATACGCAAAATACAGAAGTACCGGAACTGCATCTAACCGCAGAACAAACTGAACGGTCCGTCATTCTTCGCATCAGGGATAATGGAATCGGGGTGCAACCATGGGATTTACCATTTCTGTTTGAAAAAGGCTTTACCGGTGATACTGGTAAAGCCCGAAAAAAGGCAACCGGCATGGGATTGTATCTCGCGAATGAAATGGCAAAAGCTTTGAAAATTGAGCTGGAGGTCTGCTCACAGCCCCAGAAAGGCTTTGAGATGATTGTTCTCTTCCCAACGATTGATTCTTAG
- a CDS encoding DUF1281 family ferredoxin-like fold protein, translated as MPNHVTNILRVSGDPEKVRAMFEAIKNDEIGLGSIDFNKVIPTPDNIYQGNLGKEEFAKYGKNNWLDWNTANWGTKWNSYGYDVEYTPKEFDGEHIEFQTAWSYPDPIIAALAKRYPDPSFEVKWADEDFGYNVGRKEFENGEEIFSHIPPGGSKEALELAAEVHGLDLADEGYLYNGETGEYEYHDPDESMSLKM; from the coding sequence ATGCCAAATCATGTTACCAATATTTTAAGAGTGTCCGGTGATCCGGAAAAGGTCAGGGCTATGTTCGAGGCCATCAAAAATGATGAAATCGGCCTCGGCAGCATCGATTTCAACAAGGTAATTCCTACGCCGGATAACATCTATCAGGGCAACCTCGGAAAAGAGGAATTCGCCAAGTACGGCAAGAACAACTGGCTGGACTGGAATACCGCTAATTGGGGAACCAAGTGGAACAGCTATGGCTATGATGTCGAGTATACCCCAAAGGAATTTGATGGCGAGCATATCGAATTCCAAACCGCATGGAGCTATCCTGACCCAATCATTGCAGCCTTGGCTAAACGGTACCCTGATCCCAGCTTTGAGGTGAAATGGGCAGATGAGGACTTCGGCTACAATGTCGGACGCAAAGAATTTGAAAACGGCGAGGAAATATTCAGCCATATCCCTCCCGGTGGTTCCAAGGAAGCACTGGAGCTGGCGGCTGAGGTTCACGGCTTGGATCTGGCCGATGAGGGCTACCTGTACAATGGGGAAACCGGCGAATATGAATATCATGATCCGGATGAGTCGATGTCACTAAAAATGTAA
- a CDS encoding DNA adenine methylase yields MGGKKALRNIIYRLFPKDFGRYIEVFGGGGWVLFGRPPDCKGMEVYNDFNSNLTNLFYCVKNRPLAFLKQLGFLPLNSRYEFNVLRRFFEKDEFDTEYLQEELELAQHNLPPPAFEELKAIMLEQAEPSDVWRAAAFFKLIRYSYGSGCTSYGCQPFDIRKVFAVIWEASRRLANTVVENKDFEALIRQYDRDDAFFYCDPPYYMTEGHYAVEFLKTDHQRLRDTLAGCKGKWMVSYNDCEFIRELYQDYTITPVTRLNNLAQRYDGGCEYPEVIITNYDPKERENDMFQMNLFDLCFGGEDEDDCD; encoded by the coding sequence GTGGGCGGTAAAAAAGCCCTCCGCAATATTATTTATCGGCTCTTCCCCAAGGATTTCGGCAGATACATTGAAGTCTTTGGCGGCGGGGGCTGGGTGCTGTTCGGCAGGCCTCCTGACTGTAAGGGTATGGAGGTCTACAACGACTTTAACAGCAACCTGACCAACCTGTTCTACTGCGTAAAGAACAGGCCGTTGGCGTTCCTCAAGCAGCTGGGCTTCCTGCCCCTTAACTCACGATATGAATTCAATGTGCTACGCCGGTTCTTTGAAAAGGATGAATTCGATACCGAATATCTGCAGGAAGAACTGGAACTGGCGCAGCATAACCTCCCGCCGCCTGCATTTGAGGAACTTAAGGCTATCATGCTGGAGCAGGCAGAGCCAAGCGATGTGTGGCGAGCGGCTGCATTTTTCAAGCTCATCCGCTACAGCTACGGCAGCGGCTGCACCTCCTATGGCTGCCAGCCCTTTGATATCAGAAAGGTGTTCGCCGTTATCTGGGAGGCATCAAGGCGACTTGCAAACACGGTGGTGGAAAATAAAGACTTTGAGGCATTGATCCGGCAGTACGACCGTGATGATGCCTTTTTTTATTGTGATCCGCCCTATTACATGACCGAGGGTCACTATGCGGTGGAGTTCCTCAAAACCGACCATCAGCGGCTCCGGGATACGCTGGCAGGTTGCAAAGGGAAATGGATGGTTTCCTACAACGATTGTGAATTCATCCGGGAACTGTATCAGGATTACACCATCACCCCAGTCACCCGCCTGAACAATCTGGCGCAGCGGTATGACGGAGGCTGCGAGTACCCAGAAGTTATCATTACCAACTACGACCCCAAGGAACGGGAAAATGATATGTTCCAGATGAATCTGTTTGACCTTTGTTTTGGAGGTGAGGATGAAGATGACTGCGATTGA
- a CDS encoding division/cell wall cluster transcriptional repressor MraZ has protein sequence MNKKPIYKLMDGKGRVLIPKELRTASGMDYGDIVRLNISNGMVSVQKVDIIEIGDQSPEAVEAYVRAAFKTMPDDTRLSLISDLTALLQQKKEG, from the coding sequence ATGAATAAGAAGCCCATCTACAAGCTGATGGACGGCAAAGGACGTGTGCTGATTCCCAAGGAACTGCGCACCGCCAGCGGCATGGATTACGGCGATATCGTGCGCCTTAATATATCCAACGGCATGGTCAGTGTACAAAAGGTGGATATCATCGAAATCGGCGACCAGTCTCCGGAGGCGGTGGAGGCCTATGTCCGTGCGGCGTTCAAGACTATGCCTGACGATACAAGACTTTCCCTCATTTCCGATCTGACTGCCCTACTGCAGCAGAAAAAGGAGGGCTAA
- a CDS encoding YodL domain-containing protein has product MRNIRMEKDIILYYGNPAGYVSGGKAMVDPLFESEELKAFLSRQKDIGEVKWTDGVYDHLVNGQRDNQELTLLKSCRVWQLKPESDLQMRFISHADFCKEFGEPQMSDYQTVYDGEVETNDLEALYTKFNTAHPPGYVGHSLSMSDVLELYDENGSSFYYCDRFGFQEIHFKSPPQTQTMQL; this is encoded by the coding sequence ATGAGAAATATCCGGATGGAAAAGGATATCATCCTATACTACGGCAACCCTGCCGGTTATGTCAGCGGCGGCAAGGCGATGGTTGATCCCTTGTTCGAGTCGGAGGAACTGAAAGCCTTTCTTAGCCGCCAAAAGGATATCGGCGAGGTGAAATGGACGGACGGTGTGTATGACCACCTTGTGAATGGTCAGCGGGATAACCAAGAACTCACCCTGCTGAAAAGCTGCCGTGTATGGCAGCTAAAACCCGAATCGGATCTCCAGATGCGCTTCATCAGTCACGCTGATTTCTGTAAAGAGTTTGGAGAGCCGCAGATGTCCGATTATCAAACCGTCTATGACGGCGAAGTGGAAACCAACGATCTGGAGGCACTCTACACCAAATTCAATACAGCTCACCCTCCCGGTTATGTAGGGCATTCCCTGTCTATGTCGGATGTGCTGGAGCTGTACGATGAAAATGGCAGCAGCTTCTACTACTGCGACCGCTTCGGCTTTCAGGAAATCCACTTCAAGTCTCCGCCACAAACCCAGACCATGCAGCTCTAA
- a CDS encoding S-layer homology domain-containing protein, with translation MNSKTKRFCSIGLAICLICSMFAGSAYATKLIFTDSVNHWAEKAINELADKGILYGYPDGLVHPDELITRGEFASLVARTMKLPNPDNENVAIVFKDIAGHFAEKDIEALVIAGIIGKDDFGERFCPDEPITRIEMIRMLIKAIGKGEHSKDCSCNTGFADDDLLTEEQRKYVCAGKHYCIICGFPDGTVRPNDVATRGEAFEMLVSTEKAKEQIKEQESKPPVDKPATGDSSSSGGGSSTVPAPQFSFILPANAYKGDEIKLEPTSRYVKSVVWTVRKDGVSLELDKVLNGVLNENGGSISFLDTGNFVLTATAVNSRGKEIKHEQSIHIYPVITTGFSLPKTAHTDTAVSVDLKTTDLGSNQVIWTLKKEGLEIDLADALNGELEADGGIVVFKNKGSYVLTASIADELGKTVSASQTITIYPVAQVKVTLPTVSHTDKTVNFYSEVTDAEDMTVDFSLTRNGETVQITDYVEGDLNAGSIRFKEKGVYALTVIATDKTDRIFTDTANITVYPVGSSGFYLPEIFHTDSEVTLQANFSEIGNHTVEWTLTKNGKPINLQDTISGGLTNAGGTVQFKEQGSYVLKAAFTDNGGRNYSYEQGFKVYPVPTVRYSLPQYAHTDSDIAIKAQVTALDDLNIEWLVDNTYGFQDFDTFVDGELSNEGGTIRFKRAGIYELVARVTDETGRVFLFEFGGKCEVLPVLSIGFELPALAYTDSTIDIRTHGNNNVLPVEWSLSKGEKTVSLGDFINGTLNAQGGKIGFIADGEYTLTATMTDFLKRSYSHSQTIRVLPVISYDFILPSTIHYGTQFTVSPKNVLSLGSNSVVWSLNKDGEHAEFTGVLTNDGGKISIHHTGTFTLTAAVTDSAGRPFSQSHNITVTNTAPNTPVITATPTRTVKDGKFLVNVNAAATDPDGDDVILEWDGTTADSYYPVGSHTIRVRAKDDAGDYSDWISKTFTITNAAPSVPIINRTPSGNSVIPGTPVTITAQSNDSDGDAITYIWENRKAETQVYPLGKNVVRVKAVDSTGAESPWSAIVFFVMDSNGSGGMVLTGPDSVILENGIEDATIRDYTFTVPPVSGHNGSDYGRVRGYNTLTKQWDQLDYGTTNNGITFQRTLEVGVYSKLEFYYYTNHNCMYNKSNITYSVTYHFE, from the coding sequence ATGAACTCTAAAACAAAGAGGTTCTGTTCCATCGGATTGGCAATTTGTCTGATATGTTCCATGTTCGCAGGGAGCGCATATGCGACAAAGCTGATATTTACGGACAGTGTCAATCATTGGGCTGAGAAAGCTATCAACGAACTTGCAGACAAAGGAATCCTTTATGGTTATCCTGATGGCTTGGTTCACCCAGATGAACTTATAACAAGAGGTGAGTTTGCTTCTCTTGTTGCAAGAACAATGAAACTTCCCAATCCCGACAACGAAAATGTGGCCATTGTATTCAAGGATATTGCAGGGCATTTTGCAGAAAAGGATATCGAAGCACTGGTCATTGCAGGGATTATTGGAAAAGATGACTTCGGTGAAAGGTTCTGTCCGGATGAACCCATCACACGAATTGAAATGATTAGAATGCTGATAAAAGCAATTGGAAAGGGAGAGCATTCCAAAGACTGCTCCTGCAATACCGGGTTTGCTGATGACGATCTGCTCACAGAAGAACAGCGTAAGTATGTCTGTGCAGGAAAGCACTACTGCATCATTTGTGGATTTCCTGATGGCACGGTCAGACCCAACGATGTGGCTACCCGTGGTGAAGCTTTTGAGATGCTCGTAAGCACGGAGAAAGCAAAAGAACAGATAAAAGAGCAGGAAAGCAAGCCTCCGGTAGATAAGCCAGCAACTGGCGATTCCTCATCAAGCGGAGGCGGCTCCTCCACTGTCCCGGCTCCGCAGTTTAGCTTTATACTCCCTGCCAATGCATATAAAGGTGATGAAATTAAATTAGAACCAACAAGCCGCTATGTAAAAAGCGTGGTGTGGACAGTCAGAAAAGATGGTGTATCACTTGAACTGGATAAGGTTTTGAATGGTGTTCTTAATGAGAACGGAGGCTCTATCTCCTTTTTGGATACAGGCAATTTTGTGCTTACGGCTACAGCTGTTAATAGTCGTGGCAAGGAGATCAAACATGAACAGAGCATCCATATCTACCCTGTTATCACTACAGGGTTTTCGCTGCCTAAAACAGCTCACACTGATACAGCTGTTTCGGTAGATTTAAAAACAACAGATCTTGGCAGTAATCAGGTGATATGGACATTAAAGAAGGAAGGGTTAGAAATTGACCTTGCAGATGCTCTGAACGGTGAACTTGAAGCAGATGGAGGCATAGTGGTGTTTAAAAATAAGGGCAGCTATGTTCTCACCGCTTCTATTGCGGATGAATTGGGTAAAACTGTGTCAGCTTCACAAACAATCACCATATATCCCGTTGCACAAGTCAAAGTAACCCTACCAACAGTAAGTCATACGGATAAGACGGTAAACTTTTATTCAGAAGTAACAGATGCAGAAGATATGACTGTGGACTTTTCTCTCACCAGAAATGGAGAAACCGTGCAGATCACAGACTATGTTGAGGGAGATCTAAACGCGGGCAGCATTCGCTTTAAAGAAAAAGGTGTATATGCCCTTACAGTAATAGCCACAGACAAGACCGACCGAATATTTACAGATACCGCAAACATTACGGTATACCCTGTAGGTTCTTCCGGTTTTTATCTGCCTGAAATTTTCCATACTGACAGCGAAGTCACTCTTCAGGCTAATTTTTCCGAAATCGGCAACCACACCGTAGAATGGACGCTAACGAAAAATGGTAAACCGATAAATCTGCAGGATACCATAAGCGGAGGCCTTACCAACGCAGGTGGTACTGTTCAATTTAAGGAACAAGGAAGCTATGTTCTTAAGGCGGCATTCACGGATAATGGTGGCAGAAACTACAGTTACGAGCAAGGATTTAAGGTATATCCCGTGCCGACTGTGCGATATAGCCTTCCCCAATACGCACATACAGATAGCGACATCGCCATAAAAGCTCAAGTGACTGCACTGGATGACCTCAACATTGAATGGCTTGTGGACAATACCTATGGCTTTCAGGACTTCGATACCTTTGTAGACGGTGAACTGAGCAATGAGGGCGGTACAATACGTTTTAAGAGGGCGGGTATCTACGAGCTTGTCGCAAGAGTTACTGATGAAACAGGCCGTGTATTTTTATTCGAGTTTGGCGGCAAATGCGAGGTACTCCCCGTGCTTTCTATTGGCTTTGAACTTCCTGCCCTCGCTTATACTGATAGCACAATCGACATCAGAACACATGGCAATAACAATGTGCTTCCCGTTGAATGGTCTTTGAGTAAGGGTGAAAAAACTGTTTCATTGGGAGATTTTATCAACGGTACTCTCAATGCACAGGGAGGAAAAATTGGATTCATAGCTGACGGAGAGTATACACTGACTGCAACCATGACCGACTTTTTGAAGCGAAGCTACAGCCATAGTCAAACCATTCGTGTTCTGCCGGTTATCAGCTATGATTTCATTCTTCCAAGTACCATTCATTATGGAACGCAGTTTACAGTATCGCCGAAGAACGTTTTAAGCCTTGGCTCCAACAGTGTAGTTTGGTCACTGAACAAGGATGGAGAGCACGCCGAATTTACAGGTGTGCTGACCAATGATGGGGGTAAAATATCTATCCATCATACCGGAACATTTACGCTTACTGCCGCTGTAACAGATAGCGCAGGCAGACCGTTTTCACAAAGTCATAACATCACAGTGACCAACACGGCACCCAATACCCCAGTGATTACTGCTACACCTACCAGAACCGTAAAAGATGGGAAATTCCTTGTCAATGTAAATGCTGCAGCGACCGATCCAGATGGTGACGATGTTATCTTGGAATGGGATGGAACAACTGCAGACAGCTATTATCCTGTGGGTTCCCATACCATCAGGGTAAGAGCTAAAGATGATGCGGGGGATTATTCCGATTGGATTTCAAAGACTTTTACAATTACGAACGCTGCACCGAGTGTTCCCATCATCAACAGAACCCCAAGCGGAAATAGCGTAATACCGGGAACACCAGTGACAATCACAGCACAAAGCAATGATTCGGACGGTGATGCTATCACCTACATTTGGGAAAACCGTAAAGCAGAGACACAAGTATATCCCTTGGGTAAAAATGTAGTCAGAGTAAAGGCTGTTGATTCGACCGGAGCTGAATCTCCGTGGTCAGCGATTGTGTTTTTTGTCATGGACTCCAACGGCAGCGGTGGAATGGTGCTGACAGGCCCGGATTCTGTTATTTTGGAAAATGGAATTGAAGATGCTACGATTCGTGATTACACCTTTACTGTACCTCCCGTATCAGGGCATAACGGAAGCGATTATGGCAGAGTTAGAGGCTATAACACTCTGACAAAGCAATGGGATCAGCTGGATTACGGCACAACAAACAATGGCATAACGTTCCAAAGAACGCTGGAAGTCGGTGTGTATAGCAAGCTGGAGTTTTACTACTACACAAACCATAACTGTATGTATAACAAGAGCAACATCACCTATTCTGTAACCTATCATTTTGAGTAA
- a CDS encoding SpoVG family protein, giving the protein MPTIDVKINSIYPPGTSGNIRAFASATVDSCLGIRGIKVVEGGRDGLFVSMPSRKTENGYKEICFPVTKEFREQLHKAVLDSYQQVVAMNQAPVQPQGAAPEQSQPPMQMGGM; this is encoded by the coding sequence ATGCCAACAATCGATGTCAAAATCAACTCCATCTACCCGCCCGGTACCAGCGGCAACATCCGTGCCTTTGCTTCAGCAACGGTGGACAGCTGTCTCGGCATCCGGGGCATTAAGGTGGTGGAGGGTGGTCGTGACGGTCTCTTTGTTTCCATGCCAAGCCGCAAGACCGAAAACGGCTACAAGGAAATCTGCTTCCCGGTGACCAAAGAGTTCCGGGAACAGCTCCACAAGGCGGTACTGGACAGCTACCAGCAGGTTGTAGCCATGAACCAAGCCCCGGTGCAGCCGCAGGGAGCTGCACCGGAACAGTCCCAGCCACCCATGCAGATGGGCGGTATGTAA
- a CDS encoding DUF6133 family protein has protein sequence MKKIMNKITHKANMLAVRARTPLTNNRGEGFVDTAIKILMAVVIGALVLAGLYLLFDQTVLPTLTQRIKEMFNYAG, from the coding sequence ATGAAAAAAATAATGAACAAGATTACTCATAAGGCAAATATGCTGGCAGTCAGGGCAAGAACGCCGCTCACCAACAACCGTGGGGAGGGCTTCGTAGATACCGCAATTAAGATTTTAATGGCGGTTGTCATCGGTGCTCTGGTGCTGGCCGGATTGTATCTGCTCTTCGACCAGACCGTGCTGCCCACCCTCACCCAGCGTATCAAGGAAATGTTCAACTATGCCGGATAA
- a CDS encoding prepilin peptidase, whose product MPDKLAAAQAVFFIALLCSASAIDFAKRIVPNWISIAIATVSILDFTPVKMLGILVALPFLAAAIFCGGMGGGDIKLMAACGLVLGLPKGLLATTAGLSLLLLYVAVYRIICKVQGREAQSAFPLAPFLSAGCLLAYFI is encoded by the coding sequence ATGCCGGATAAGCTGGCCGCTGCGCAAGCGGTCTTTTTTATTGCCCTATTGTGTTCGGCATCGGCGATTGACTTTGCGAAACGCATTGTTCCCAACTGGATTAGTATTGCTATTGCCACTGTTTCCATATTGGATTTTACACCAGTTAAAATGCTGGGAATCCTTGTTGCCCTGCCGTTTTTAGCGGCAGCAATATTCTGCGGTGGCATGGGCGGCGGAGATATCAAGCTGATGGCGGCCTGTGGTCTTGTGCTGGGGCTTCCAAAAGGGTTGCTTGCGACAACTGCAGGGTTAAGCCTGCTGCTACTCTACGTGGCAGTGTATCGGATTATTTGCAAGGTGCAAGGACGGGAGGCGCAAAGCGCCTTCCCTCTTGCACCTTTTTTATCGGCGGGCTGTCTGCTCGCTTACTTCATTTAA